The following DNA comes from Diadema setosum chromosome 20, eeDiaSeto1, whole genome shotgun sequence.
TCCTTGTTTTGCAGGTTCTTTTGAAAATCTTacttctgaaaaaaacaaaacaaaaaaacagagcATTATATTCCTGTCATGTGatagttttcttttcaaaattccAGGTCAGGCTTTTCTATGTATGTTCAGATATTTGTGATGAACGTGACAACTGTGAAAACTCATAAACTCTCTGACTTGTCCTGTTTATGTTGTAATCTCACATGTAAAACATTTTTCCTCTGGAGTCGGAACTTGTCACAAGGCCAATTCTGTGTGTACTGACACCCGGAAGCACATGTTGgcaatgtacagtgcactcccattataaggAAAACTGTTATAACGCAATTCTCATGACAACAAAGTAAAGATTCAGGCCCAAACATTATCATCCATATACATCTCTATGTGCTTTACTTTTCGGCTATGACAAAATTTCAacatatgaaagaaaactgcctgtcaAGAGGACTTCGTTTACCGGAGGTGCACTGTAGTTGGGCCAAAGTGACTGCTGCACACTAGCATTCAATGGTATTTGGCTACCCCTAGAGCACTCATCTCTGCACTTACATGAAAACCTGTGTCCACTGAGCACTTGCTACCTTGACATTCCGCATGATGTCTgcaaaaagatgaagaaaactCAATTAAAATAATGAAGCCTTGATCAATATTCAATGTGCCTATCCAAAGATGTATTTTGCTCTTTtaaaaattttaattttttacCATCATTTTCTAGTTTTTGTTTGAGACAAGTGGCCATCAGCACATCAAAAAATACATGCAAAATCATTTTCCTCCACTTAAATAGTTTCCAAAATGAAAGATTTGTGGCTTTAAAGTAGCATTGGGTatcagaaataaaagaaattttgTAGTTCTTGCAGTTGCAGTGCCCATGCCTAAATAGACTTTGTCTTTTCTCAGGTACCCTGAAGCATGCACATAATCATGAAACTTGAATATGTATATCATCAATCAAGCTTTATTTTGCTTGGGGGCACAACATCCTGAGCATGTCAGTCAGACAATTTAAATCACATACTAGTAGTGGTAACAATCATGAAACATTTGACAGAGCACACTGCGCAGTAACAATTAGACTTTACTGCGAACTGTGTTGTAAATGCAATTATTTACAATATGAAATGAAACCATGTCAACTGCAGAAGAGGTTTACACATAGGTTCTAACATTACTTTAAAAACAATGAGGTTATTCTGCAAACCTTCCTTGCTTTACTACGGTACTAGCTATCACTGTAGAtagcagaaagaaaatatattaaagCCATAAATTGTCACTGTCACAATTATGCTTGAacctccatttttctttttgttttgaagatatgaaacaaaagtaaaaaagaccaaaaataTGGTAAtcagatgaagagagagagagagagggagggagagagagattggTAAGGATATATTTTACCCTCCATGGCAGCATCCAAGGTTAGCATTCTCTTGTTGCTGCTACTTGTAGCATCTCCAGCAGGCCCCGCATGCAGCGGAGAGTTGCTGGCTGTCTCACCAAGATGTGGACTCACTACGCCGTCTTGCTTCTCCTCCTTCAGAGGCTCAGTTGACAATGGACTCCCATCATGCAACAGTGACTTCCCATAATCCATTTGGTTGGCCTGGTCCGTATCCCTCCCCATGCCAGGCCCACACGGATCCACTGTCACAGGAGCAGCACTAGATATGTTCCCCTGTGCACCAGTGCTCATCTGGGGACCACTGCTGTTAGGAGACTTTGCAGCCGTTGGCACTGCAGCCTTATCCATGCTGTTGTTAACTACACATCATGAACAAATGAACATTATTAAACATTGTGATGCTGTGATAATCTTGGACAGTTGGAGTATAGTATTCATTCACAGAGTATATCCTTGGATTCGAACACTTAATATTATTGATACATTATTTGTAAACTCATCATAAGACATCTAACGAGTTAGGTTCTATCACTCTTTCCATCCAAAGTGTATGgagtctagggcaattaccccttgggcaattacccctgaccctaaccctaatcctaatcctgaacctaattctaaccctaacccaaaacTTCATACCctaaacataaccctaacccaaaaCTTCATACCCTAAACATAACCCTATTCTGTACTTCCCTTATCActtaccgggggggggggggggggggggggggggggggggggtaattgcctttGGGAGGTAAATGCCCTGATACGGCAAATGattatcattcatttatcaTCTGTTCTTTATTCCATACTTCAGGTAGAATATCTAGGCAGTCTGA
Coding sequences within:
- the LOC140243811 gene encoding uncharacterized protein; the encoded protein is MDKAAVPTAAKSPNSSGPQMSTGAQGNISSAAPVTVDPCGPGMGRDTDQANQMDYGKSLLHDGSPLSTEPLKEEKQDGVVSPHLGETASNSPLHAGPAGDATSSSNKRMLTLDAAMEDIMRNVKVASAQWTQVFMESEQFEAESSTMVEKLLQDAKSLECRLLQKKERLVSHLRRLSQTLKVP